Proteins encoded in a region of the Metamycoplasma alkalescens genome:
- a CDS encoding DAK2 domain-containing protein has translation MRNINGKEWLNAVLSGAYNLKNKQNLINALNVFPVPDGDTGSNMASTILGAEEVKLNDNLSISNASSAIAQNMLFSARGNSGVILSQIFKGFSVAFQNKKDINSYDLVRGFEEAAKYAYNAVLKPIEGTILTVIREISEGLKESVLIDTDIIDVLKLALNMARKSCDNTPNLLTVLKEVNVTDSGGEGLYAIIEGILAYFEGNAIKPLENELEVNKFISDTEVFDGEFGYCTEFIVELKKPKKFNKESLISKLEKHGNSMVVVKDDTFLKIHIHAAKPGNILNIVDNLGQFVKIKIENMTLQANNSKKNSDSMQSNDNTDNKPKKSAIISCNTGSGIINLLKENGASYIIEGGQTNNPSIKDIIFAIESINAETIFILPNNSNIILSAQQASTIIKDKKIIIIPTKSQAQSLSILYNFNEDNSPEDNHELMNNALSYIHYGEIAPSIKTTKLNNIKVRAGSFMVINEGKLVDTAPTFNEAAYRLLDELIHEDTQLVTVFYGQGVTEADINDLKNYIEINYNITFEIYDGGQDIYPYLIAAE, from the coding sequence ATGAGAAATATTAATGGAAAAGAGTGATTAAATGCTGTTTTATCTGGAGCTTATAATTTAAAAAATAAACAAAATTTAATTAATGCATTAAATGTCTTCCCAGTCCCTGATGGTGATACTGGTTCTAATATGGCTTCAACAATTTTGGGTGCAGAAGAGGTTAAATTAAATGATAATCTATCAATATCTAATGCATCAAGTGCGATTGCACAAAATATGTTATTTTCTGCAAGAGGAAACTCTGGAGTTATTTTAAGTCAAATTTTTAAAGGTTTTTCAGTTGCTTTTCAAAATAAAAAAGATATAAATTCTTATGATTTGGTTCGAGGGTTTGAAGAAGCAGCAAAATATGCCTATAATGCTGTTTTAAAACCAATTGAAGGAACAATTTTAACTGTTATCAGGGAAATTTCTGAAGGGCTAAAAGAAAGCGTTTTAATTGACACAGATATTATTGATGTTTTGAAATTAGCCTTAAATATGGCGCGTAAAAGTTGTGATAACACACCAAATTTATTAACAGTTTTAAAAGAAGTAAATGTTACTGACTCTGGTGGTGAAGGACTATATGCAATTATTGAAGGAATTCTTGCATATTTTGAAGGCAATGCAATCAAACCACTAGAAAATGAACTAGAAGTTAATAAATTCATTTCTGATACTGAAGTTTTTGATGGTGAATTTGGTTACTGCACAGAGTTCATTGTTGAACTTAAAAAACCAAAAAAATTCAATAAAGAATCATTGATTAGTAAATTAGAAAAACACGGTAACTCAATGGTTGTTGTTAAAGATGATACTTTTTTAAAAATTCATATTCATGCAGCTAAACCTGGAAATATATTGAATATTGTTGATAATTTAGGTCAATTTGTAAAGATAAAGATTGAAAATATGACCTTGCAAGCAAACAATAGCAAAAAAAATAGTGATTCAATGCAAAGCAATGATAATACAGATAATAAACCTAAAAAATCAGCAATTATTTCATGCAACACAGGTTCAGGAATTATTAATTTATTAAAAGAAAACGGCGCTTCATATATTATTGAAGGCGGCCAAACAAATAATCCTTCAATAAAAGATATTATTTTTGCAATTGAATCAATCAATGCTGAAACAATTTTTATTCTTCCTAATAATTCAAATATCATTCTTTCAGCACAGCAAGCTTCAACAATTATCAAAGATAAAAAAATTATCATTATTCCAACAAAATCACAAGCACAGAGTTTAAGTATTTTATACAACTTCAATGAAGATAATAGTCCTGAAGATAATCACGAATTAATGAATAATGCTTTATCATATATTCATTATGGTGAAATTGCTCCCTCAATTAAAACAACTAAATTAAACAATATTAAAGTTAGAGCTGGTAGTTTCATGGTTATAAATGAAGGTAAATTAGTTGATACCGCACCAACATTTAATGAAGCAGCATACCGATTACTAGATGAATTAATTCATGAAGACACACAATTAGTAACGGTTTTCTATGGTCAAGGAGTCACAGAAGCTGATATTAATGATTTAAAAAATTATATTGAAATTAATTACAATATCACTTTTGAAATTTATGATGGTGGACAAGATATTTATCCATATCTAATTGCTGCAGAATAG
- the plsX gene encoding phosphate acyltransferase PlsX: MKKIVFDVLNNDNGTHFAILGAAAFKSKNKNYEIALVGDKEIIEEELAKKPFSLTKDDFIIVDSKNLVYIKSSPREALKNPSSMLDAFNYLIKNDFDAILSSGDSGAFTTLSMLKIKRLPNVERIAFMPVLPSTKGIHTLLLDAGANIETSAQYLQNWAIIANEYHKLIFNSNNPVIGLLNIGSEEYKGSTILKEANSLLKETSNLNYLGFIEPKDAINGVVDIILADGQNGNIFLKTMESSFLGFGKLLKKIIHTNLKTKIGGLLIKKQLNKLKNEFDYRNVGGAYIIGLEKVVVKAHGGSDEIAFENALNQIKFVLDKEDFNKNLKEGLSKINNEIK, translated from the coding sequence ATGAAAAAAATTGTTTTTGATGTTTTAAATAATGATAATGGTACTCATTTTGCAATTCTTGGAGCTGCTGCTTTTAAATCAAAAAATAAAAATTATGAAATTGCCTTAGTTGGAGACAAAGAAATTATTGAAGAGGAATTAGCAAAAAAACCTTTTTCATTAACAAAAGATGATTTCATCATTGTTGATTCAAAAAATTTAGTTTATATTAAATCAAGTCCAAGAGAAGCACTAAAAAATCCTTCATCAATGTTAGATGCTTTTAATTATTTAATTAAAAATGATTTTGATGCAATATTAAGCAGTGGTGATAGTGGTGCTTTTACAACTTTGTCAATGTTAAAAATAAAAAGATTGCCAAATGTTGAAAGAATTGCTTTTATGCCAGTCTTGCCATCAACAAAAGGAATACATACTTTATTGCTTGATGCAGGTGCAAATATTGAAACGTCTGCTCAGTATTTACAAAATTGAGCAATAATTGCAAATGAATATCACAAATTAATTTTTAATTCAAATAATCCAGTCATTGGTTTATTAAATATTGGGAGTGAAGAATACAAAGGAAGCACAATTCTTAAAGAAGCCAACTCGTTGTTAAAAGAAACTTCAAATCTTAATTATCTTGGTTTCATTGAACCAAAAGATGCAATTAATGGTGTTGTTGATATCATTCTTGCTGATGGTCAAAATGGAAATATCTTTTTAAAAACAATGGAATCATCTTTTCTTGGATTTGGAAAACTTCTTAAAAAAATCATTCATACAAATTTAAAAACTAAAATTGGTGGTTTATTAATCAAAAAACAATTGAACAAACTTAAAAATGAGTTTGATTATCGCAATGTTGGCGGTGCTTATATTATTGGACTTGAAAAAGTTGTGGTGAAAGCTCATGGTGGATCCGATGAAATTGCATTTGAAAATGCTTTAAACCAAATTAAATTTGTTTTAGACAAAGAAGATTTTAATAAGAATCTTAAAGAAGGACTAAGTAAAATCAATAATGAAATTAAGTAA
- a CDS encoding ribonuclease III family protein: protein MKLSKEDIIFWNSLSLFLANFNLDVSSLDDKQKYILITAFTHKSFSNENKNSHHNDYLEFIGDGLLQFITTEWIAKKNPWWESGLATKLRSSIVDKNNLAKLAKKYHLFQHLRHSKSAFINGINQKTISNLYEAFIGAIYIVYGLNIAMQITNDTLGLTFEEHYNSQHSHPKNVLQEFFQKSSASNVEYITEQLPNNTFGSIVKFENIQYGEGFGKSKKEAETKAAIDALEKLKK, encoded by the coding sequence ATGAAATTAAGTAAAGAAGATATAATTTTTTGGAATTCATTATCATTATTTCTCGCTAATTTTAATTTAGATGTTTCTTCTTTGGATGATAAGCAAAAATATATTTTAATTACTGCTTTTACACATAAATCATTTTCAAATGAAAACAAAAACTCTCACCATAATGACTATTTAGAATTTATTGGTGATGGGTTATTACAATTTATTACAACTGAATGAATTGCGAAAAAAAATCCATGGTGGGAATCGGGTTTAGCAACAAAATTAAGAAGTTCAATTGTTGACAAAAATAATTTGGCAAAACTAGCAAAAAAATATCATTTATTCCAACATCTAAGACATTCAAAATCAGCTTTTATTAATGGAATAAATCAAAAAACAATTTCCAATCTCTATGAAGCCTTTATTGGTGCAATTTATATTGTTTATGGTTTAAATATTGCAATGCAAATCACAAATGATACATTGGGGTTAACCTTTGAAGAGCATTATAATTCACAACATTCACATCCCAAGAATGTTTTACAAGAATTCTTTCAAAAATCAAGTGCTTCAAATGTTGAATACATTACTGAACAACTTCCTAACAACACATTTGGTTCAATTGTTAAATTTGAAAATATTCAGTATGGTGAAGGTTTTGGTAAATCCAAAAAAGAAGCTGAAACAAAAGCTGCAATTGATGCTTTAGAGAAACTAAAAAAATAA
- a CDS encoding BspA family leucine-rich repeat surface protein: MKKTNKILLAIGSISSISALPLIAASCKNKEKEQKEKEQKEKEQKEKEQKEKEQKEKEKKEQIERVTSQVKEIWNKDFKNKVTSAKNYSMLVEEIKKQITRPDSKSLIKLVDQSKLRERPKKGQSGQKLELNVGKIKVSLEFGEVKEGKQVTKYIDEHGKLQETDAIDLSDTKKYGDKFKNVKKIVQIGYYEHEDNHDGNKLHIRAVSMPTTVEEVPTELPKEITSTRSMFWDAAKFNQDISGWDTSNLETIDQMFVGAKMFNQDLSKWNVSNVRILDFAFSETEAFNQDLSKWDISNVTSMERVFQKAKVFNNGNKPLLWGNKTKKVKNMNSLFAHAFKFNQDISGWDVSSVTDMEQLFLSAHEFNQPLNTWNVKNVKNMRNMFYSAHKFNQDISGWDTSNVEDMGNMFLDAKAFNQNISDWKTPKVKKWDAFDQKSNKEWKNGHKPAKWIEYKNNKKIKE; this comes from the coding sequence ATGAAAAAAACAAATAAGATACTACTAGCAATAGGATCAATATCATCAATATCTGCATTACCACTAATTGCAGCTTCATGTAAAAACAAAGAAAAAGAACAAAAAGAAAAAGAACAAAAAGAAAAAGAACAAAAAGAGAAAGAACAAAAAGAAAAAGAACAAAAAGAGAAAGAAAAGAAAGAACAAATTGAAAGAGTTACTTCTCAAGTTAAAGAAATTTGAAATAAAGATTTCAAAAACAAAGTAACTAGTGCAAAAAATTATTCAATGCTTGTTGAAGAAATTAAAAAACAAATCACAAGACCAGATTCAAAATCTTTAATTAAATTAGTTGATCAAAGTAAATTAAGAGAAAGACCTAAAAAAGGGCAATCAGGCCAAAAGCTTGAGTTAAATGTTGGAAAAATTAAAGTAAGTTTAGAATTTGGTGAAGTTAAAGAAGGAAAGCAAGTAACTAAATATATTGATGAGCATGGTAAACTTCAAGAAACTGATGCAATTGATTTATCAGATACAAAAAAATATGGTGATAAATTTAAGAATGTTAAGAAAATAGTTCAAATTGGTTATTATGAGCATGAAGATAATCATGATGGTAATAAACTTCATATAAGAGCAGTTTCAATGCCAACAACAGTTGAGGAAGTTCCAACTGAATTACCAAAAGAAATTACTTCAACAAGATCAATGTTTTGGGATGCTGCTAAATTTAATCAAGATATTTCTGGATGAGATACCTCAAACCTAGAAACAATTGATCAAATGTTTGTTGGAGCAAAAATGTTTAATCAAGATTTATCAAAATGAAATGTTTCAAATGTTAGAATTCTAGATTTTGCATTTTCTGAAACAGAAGCATTTAACCAAGATTTATCAAAATGAGATATAAGTAATGTTACATCAATGGAAAGAGTTTTCCAGAAAGCAAAAGTATTCAACAATGGAAATAAACCTTTATTATGAGGAAACAAAACTAAAAAAGTTAAAAATATGAACAGTTTATTTGCACATGCATTTAAGTTTAACCAAGATATTTCAGGATGAGATGTATCAAGTGTAACTGATATGGAACAATTATTCCTTTCTGCTCATGAATTTAACCAACCTCTAAATACTTGAAATGTTAAAAATGTTAAGAATATGAGAAATATGTTTTATTCAGCTCATAAATTCAATCAAGATATCTCTGGATGAGACACTTCTAATGTAGAAGATATGGGAAATATGTTTTTAGATGCTAAAGCATTTAATCAAAATATCTCAGATTGAAAAACTCCAAAAGTTAAAAAATGAGATGCATTTGATCAAAAATCAAATAAAGAATGGAAAAACGGACATAAACCTGCAAAATGAATTGAATATAAAAATAATAAAAAAATTAAAGAATAA
- a CDS encoding PolC-type DNA polymerase III, whose protein sequence is MLDKSFEILCKEIKFEASSVFDGTKLLSVQPAIEGYKNWVFDLLFEEHIDILEYINFKNALKKKFPDCKINLSIQNVILDKKIVADYLKYVINNSFLNLESISGFITPETLELSDNQIVFNIPLKNAYEKFKLYNDNIKLALKKIGFEFLFPIYKLDEKKEINKGKFVVNNLINSFDLYKKEAEQNLIKNQENKIAFNSKFTKNNQKPIEMSISDALMTFEQIRVIVKGEIFFLEQKLTSTNKRILSLRISDYQEAITIKCIQDEDEEKPNLKEGDTIYVQGLLSDDAYTKTKFIMASGKNWFTTTSPLISLSKDNEEEKRIDLAIRTNMSVQDGISSPEEYLKAVTAYNHEAIAITDLDNAQSFPSFYNLLKKNKNIKPIYGATVSTISARNSIFIGYKDFILKDAEYVVFDLETTGLSSRFDDIIEFGASIIKNGMQIEKIQFFLQTKKTLSQKIKELTNIDEMQLKKGLSQEEGIKKIYEILNGRIAVAHNGSFDMRMCFQKFKNYNLDINNLVCIDTLRVSYFLDTDERIHKLEKVCKRFNILYNVAEAHRADYDANVLAQVWLRMIHRLAVEKNIHNANELLNIDTTLWSKRKRPTEIRILAKNQEGLKELFNVLSNSLTSDFAEGPKFYIENKNKYQNLLFGSATNQSLLWDKVLFGTDDEILDEIKNFDYIELPPISSFVYYVQQEDIAWSDLQWAYKDLIAKCDSLEKICVATSDARYVYDYQKLIHAIYINAPSLGGGKHWLKNKEQPIFKYLTTKEMLDEFVFLNDEKKIKEIVIYNPKKIADQIGDIQVIKDKLYVPSFDNSEIKLRELVYENLHQKYGNNPDKKIVERIEKELNPIIKYGYSAIYWISHKLVKRSNEDGYLVGSRGSVGSSIVANLAQISEVNPLEPHYLCLSCKYFEWNTNENIYSGWDLPDKKCPKCNELLTKDGHNIPFETFLGFEANKVPDIDLNFSGEYQPIIHNLVKELFGEDHSFRAGTISKIALKTAFGFCEKYMHEVRSSEIPWSRTFLDFLATKSAGVKRTTGQHPGGIIVIPKEFDVEDFTPVNYPANDTSSSWKTTHFNFESIHDNVLKLDLLGHDDPTTIKMLEDLTKISVKQIPKFDKEVMKLFYTTESLGIEPSMIDNETTGAYGLPEFGTSFVRGMLKEAQPRTFNDLILLSGLSHGTNVWAGNAEDLVKKGFKLKDCVCCRDDIMQELIKKNIEPLIAFEIMERVRKGKGLTTEQEELLINKNIPSWYINSLKKIEYMFPKAHATAYVIMAWRIGWYKLYYPLEFYASYFSIRPDAIDIETMSNGYNKVSALLYEYKNRKNDRSNPLSTKENALITTFEITKEMYARGYKIQNVSLERSQAKDWIVDKETNSLIPPFIVVDGLGDTVAEAIIKARNESPFLSIEDLIDRAKINIKICSELRKLGILKDLNETNQIELF, encoded by the coding sequence ATGCTTGATAAGAGTTTTGAAATTTTATGCAAGGAAATAAAATTTGAAGCTTCAAGTGTTTTTGATGGAACAAAACTTTTATCGGTTCAACCAGCGATTGAAGGATATAAAAATTGAGTTTTTGATCTTTTGTTTGAAGAACATATTGATATTTTGGAATATATAAACTTTAAAAATGCTTTAAAGAAAAAATTTCCTGATTGTAAAATCAATTTATCAATTCAAAATGTAATCTTAGATAAAAAAATAGTTGCAGATTATTTGAAATATGTTATTAATAATTCTTTTTTAAACTTAGAATCAATCTCAGGATTTATTACTCCTGAAACCTTAGAGTTAAGTGATAATCAAATAGTTTTTAATATTCCGCTAAAAAATGCGTATGAGAAATTTAAACTATACAATGACAATATCAAATTAGCGCTTAAAAAAATTGGGTTTGAATTTCTTTTTCCAATTTATAAATTAGATGAAAAAAAAGAAATTAACAAAGGAAAATTTGTTGTCAACAATTTAATTAATTCATTTGATTTATATAAAAAAGAAGCGGAGCAAAATTTAATTAAAAATCAAGAAAATAAAATTGCCTTTAATTCCAAATTTACAAAAAATAATCAAAAACCAATTGAAATGAGCATAAGTGATGCCTTAATGACTTTTGAGCAAATTAGAGTCATTGTTAAGGGTGAAATATTTTTTCTTGAGCAAAAATTAACGAGTACAAATAAAAGAATTTTAAGTCTTCGAATTTCAGATTATCAAGAAGCTATTACAATTAAATGCATTCAAGATGAAGATGAAGAAAAACCTAATTTAAAAGAAGGCGACACAATTTATGTCCAAGGACTTTTAAGTGATGATGCTTATACAAAAACAAAATTCATCATGGCATCTGGAAAAAATTGGTTTACGACCACAAGTCCCCTAATCAGTTTATCAAAAGACAACGAGGAAGAAAAAAGAATTGATTTAGCAATTCGGACAAACATGAGTGTTCAGGATGGGATTTCTTCACCAGAAGAATATTTAAAAGCAGTTACTGCGTATAATCATGAAGCAATTGCGATCACAGATTTAGATAATGCCCAAAGTTTTCCAAGTTTTTATAACTTATTGAAAAAAAATAAAAATATTAAACCAATTTATGGTGCAACAGTTTCAACAATTTCAGCAAGAAATTCAATATTTATTGGGTATAAAGATTTTATTTTAAAAGATGCCGAATATGTGGTATTTGACCTTGAAACAACAGGATTATCTTCAAGATTTGATGACATTATTGAATTTGGAGCATCAATTATTAAAAATGGGATGCAAATTGAAAAAATTCAATTTTTCTTACAAACTAAAAAGACTTTGAGTCAAAAAATCAAAGAATTGACAAATATTGATGAAATGCAATTAAAAAAAGGTCTTTCACAAGAAGAAGGAATTAAAAAAATTTATGAAATTTTAAATGGAAGAATTGCAGTTGCGCATAATGGTAGTTTTGATATGCGAATGTGTTTTCAAAAATTTAAAAACTACAATTTGGATATTAACAACTTAGTTTGCATTGATACATTAAGAGTTTCTTATTTTTTAGATACAGATGAAAGAATTCATAAACTTGAAAAAGTATGTAAGCGTTTCAATATTTTATACAATGTTGCAGAGGCACACCGCGCTGATTATGATGCAAATGTTTTAGCACAAGTTTGATTGCGGATGATTCATCGCTTAGCAGTTGAAAAAAATATTCATAACGCAAATGAATTACTAAATATTGATACAACATTGTGATCAAAAAGAAAAAGACCAACAGAGATTCGGATCCTAGCAAAAAATCAAGAAGGATTAAAAGAATTATTTAACGTTTTATCAAATTCATTAACATCAGACTTTGCTGAAGGTCCCAAGTTTTATATTGAAAATAAAAATAAATATCAAAATCTTTTATTTGGTTCAGCCACAAATCAATCACTTCTATGGGACAAAGTTCTTTTTGGAACAGATGATGAAATTCTTGATGAAATTAAAAATTTTGATTATATTGAACTACCACCAATTAGTTCCTTTGTTTATTATGTGCAACAAGAAGACATTGCATGAAGTGATTTACAATGAGCATATAAAGATTTAATTGCTAAATGTGATAGTTTAGAAAAAATCTGCGTTGCAACCTCAGATGCAAGATATGTGTATGATTACCAAAAATTGATTCATGCAATTTATATTAATGCTCCTTCTCTAGGCGGGGGTAAACATTGATTAAAAAATAAAGAACAACCAATTTTTAAATATTTAACAACAAAAGAAATGCTTGATGAATTTGTATTTCTAAATGATGAGAAAAAAATTAAAGAAATTGTGATTTATAATCCGAAAAAAATTGCGGATCAAATTGGTGATATTCAAGTTATTAAGGATAAATTATATGTGCCAAGTTTCGATAATTCTGAAATCAAGTTAAGAGAATTAGTGTATGAAAATCTCCACCAAAAATATGGTAATAATCCAGATAAAAAAATTGTTGAAAGAATTGAAAAAGAACTAAATCCAATTATCAAATATGGTTACTCAGCAATTTATTGAATTAGTCATAAACTAGTTAAGCGTTCAAATGAAGATGGATATTTAGTTGGAAGTAGAGGTTCGGTTGGTTCATCAATTGTTGCGAATCTGGCACAAATTTCTGAAGTTAATCCACTTGAACCACATTATCTTTGTTTAAGTTGTAAATATTTTGAATGAAATACAAATGAAAATATTTATTCCGGTTGAGATTTGCCAGATAAAAAATGCCCAAAATGTAATGAACTTTTAACAAAAGATGGACATAATATTCCTTTTGAAACTTTCTTAGGGTTTGAAGCAAATAAGGTTCCTGATATTGATTTAAATTTTAGTGGTGAATATCAACCAATCATTCATAACTTAGTTAAGGAATTATTTGGTGAGGATCATTCATTTCGCGCAGGAACAATTTCAAAAATTGCTTTGAAAACTGCTTTTGGATTTTGTGAAAAATATATGCATGAAGTAAGATCTTCTGAAATTCCTTGATCAAGAACATTTTTAGATTTTTTAGCAACAAAATCAGCCGGAGTCAAGCGGACAACGGGTCAACACCCCGGTGGAATTATTGTTATTCCTAAAGAATTTGATGTTGAAGATTTTACGCCAGTTAATTACCCTGCAAATGATACAAGTAGTAGTTGAAAAACGACACATTTTAATTTTGAATCAATTCATGATAATGTACTAAAACTTGATTTGTTAGGGCATGATGATCCGACAACAATTAAAATGCTTGAAGATTTAACAAAAATAAGTGTTAAACAAATCCCTAAATTTGATAAAGAAGTTATGAAATTATTTTATACAACTGAATCATTGGGAATTGAACCAAGTATGATTGATAATGAAACAACAGGAGCATATGGATTGCCTGAATTTGGAACTTCCTTTGTAAGGGGAATGTTGAAAGAAGCACAACCTCGTACATTCAATGACTTAATTTTATTAAGTGGACTAAGTCATGGAACAAATGTTTGAGCAGGAAATGCTGAAGATTTAGTAAAAAAAGGGTTTAAATTAAAAGATTGTGTTTGTTGTCGTGATGACATTATGCAAGAATTAATTAAAAAAAATATTGAACCGCTTATTGCATTTGAAATTATGGAAAGAGTGCGGAAAGGCAAAGGATTAACAACCGAACAGGAAGAGTTATTAATCAATAAAAATATTCCTTCATGATACATTAATTCATTAAAGAAAATTGAATATATGTTTCCAAAAGCTCATGCCACAGCTTATGTAATCATGGCTTGAAGAATTGGTTGATATAAACTATATTATCCACTTGAATTTTATGCTTCATATTTTTCAATTCGTCCAGATGCAATTGATATTGAAACAATGTCAAATGGGTATAATAAAGTAAGTGCCTTATTATATGAATATAAAAATCGTAAAAATGATCGTTCAAATCCGCTTTCAACAAAAGAAAATGCACTAATTACAACGTTTGAAATTACAAAAGAAATGTATGCAAGAGGTTATAAAATCCAAAATGTTTCACTTGAAAGATCACAAGCAAAAGATTGAATTGTTGATAAAGAAACTAATTCCTTGATTCCTCCGTTTATTGTTGTTGATGGCCTTGGGGACACCGTTGCTGAAGCAATTATTAAAGCAAGAAATGAAAGTCCTTTTTTATCAATTGAAGATTTAATTGATCGTGCAAAAATAAACATTAAAATTTGTTCAGAATTAAGAAAATTAGGAATCTTAAAAGATCTAAACGAAACAAACCAAATTGAATTATTTTAA
- a CDS encoding phosphatidate cytidylyltransferase — translation MKNIKQRIKSAVILLAILIPFLLIVYFGKIAGKVIGVSFYAIITTWAVYEVLSHSVLKKWQNVLIAILSSVIWMMPFDWYQIPVNTANIPNQEDSSSFLYLANHTGISITEVAIQIKKAIFFSTDTLTNFRALQISIIIIFISLIYLINLFVLKKPIKQKMISYFIAIFATWFIPLSFKTLFIYNASSLYFLFAIIIIPVVTDSFAYFGGSLLGKKLIKVGFAPKISPKKSWEGVFIGFLFGALFVFITMYLGHLTNNQKFVIFKNWKQLLAGIFLLPTVSIIGDLAFSGIKRLYEIKDFSNLIPGHGGYMDRFDSTSFVVLMTSAILFIN, via the coding sequence ATGAAAAATATTAAGCAAAGAATAAAATCCGCAGTTATTTTATTAGCAATTTTAATTCCTTTTTTATTGATTGTTTATTTTGGAAAAATTGCAGGTAAAGTAATTGGTGTTTCATTTTATGCAATAATTACAACTTGAGCTGTTTATGAAGTTTTGTCACATAGTGTTTTAAAAAAATGACAAAATGTATTAATTGCAATTTTGAGTTCAGTTATTTGGATGATGCCATTTGATTGATACCAAATTCCAGTGAATACAGCAAACATACCAAACCAGGAAGATTCAAGTTCTTTTTTATATTTAGCAAACCATACCGGAATTAGTATTACCGAAGTTGCAATTCAAATTAAAAAAGCAATCTTTTTTTCAACTGATACTTTAACTAATTTTAGAGCACTTCAAATTTCAATTATCATTATTTTTATTTCTTTAATATATCTAATAAATTTATTTGTTTTAAAGAAACCAATTAAGCAAAAAATGATTTCATATTTCATTGCAATTTTTGCTACCTGATTTATTCCACTTTCTTTCAAAACATTATTCATTTATAATGCAAGTAGTTTATATTTCTTGTTTGCAATAATCATTATTCCTGTTGTTACAGATTCTTTTGCTTATTTTGGAGGTTCTTTGCTTGGTAAAAAATTAATTAAGGTTGGTTTTGCACCAAAAATAAGTCCAAAAAAATCATGAGAAGGAGTATTTATTGGTTTTCTTTTTGGGGCTTTATTTGTTTTTATTACAATGTATCTAGGACATTTAACAAATAACCAAAAATTTGTAATTTTTAAGAATTGAAAACAACTTTTAGCAGGAATATTTTTATTACCAACAGTTTCAATTATTGGTGATTTAGCATTTTCAGGAATTAAAAGACTATATGAAATTAAGGATTTTTCTAATTTAATTCCTGGACATGGTGGATATATGGATCGTTTTGATTCAACTTCATTTGTTGTATTAATGACATCAGCAATTTTATTTATTAATTAA
- a CDS encoding ribosome-recycling factor, translated as MELSFYIDNLKENIEKTIANFEKQLLKVAVGKANPALISKIKINYYDSWMNLDEIASITPNGPLELFVKPYDMVILKNIEKTILDQKLNITVMNMGHQIRLIYPQMTTEKRLEMTKLLNQTTEQSRVGIRQIRQDINKQIKADKELSEDLQKNFLDQIQKETDKAIERINNLAKIKEKELMTI; from the coding sequence ATGGAATTAAGTTTTTATATTGATAATTTAAAAGAGAATATTGAAAAAACAATAGCAAATTTTGAAAAACAATTATTAAAAGTAGCCGTTGGAAAAGCAAATCCGGCTTTGATTAGCAAAATTAAAATAAATTATTATGATTCATGAATGAATCTTGATGAAATTGCTTCAATCACACCGAATGGACCACTTGAATTGTTTGTGAAGCCATATGATATGGTGATTTTAAAAAATATTGAAAAAACTATTCTTGATCAAAAATTAAATATTACAGTTATGAATATGGGTCACCAAATTAGATTAATATATCCACAAATGACAACTGAAAAACGTCTTGAGATGACTAAATTATTAAATCAAACAACCGAACAATCAAGAGTTGGAATTAGACAAATTCGTCAAGATATCAATAAGCAAATCAAGGCCGATAAAGAATTATCAGAAGATTTACAAAAAAACTTTTTAGACCAAATCCAAAAAGAGACTGATAAGGCAATTGAAAGAATAAATAATTTAGCCAAAATTAAAGAAAAAGAATTGATGACAATATAA